The following are from one region of the Sandaracinus amylolyticus genome:
- a CDS encoding metallophosphoesterase, with product MRRLALFASIVLAVTACGGDDDSAPLDASVPEDGGDPHMGLRFPRCEDSDPAPATPLPHVASTLVSTLVPHVDRQERSGPRNPAFDIGETMYRGLDYHLVDVGPGQPHLTRTDLGATTTATTERRSLAWFAHLSDFQLVDDESPTRLARIDNAAIPGGLRAQEAYLPRAVSAMSRTLARVEREERPYDFGVVTGDCADSAQQNEIQWVIDLMNGTPALHTDSGEDDDPVPGQGNDPKDPFDPTPFPAPWLFVPGNHDVEVVGVSAPTDRLRETALGTDAPSGTRDYRLWYAPVTTGPIPADPDRAIVDRDDIVDMLRAAPSNGPHGPAGHGYPATGEVDTSLGANWTYDAIPGLLRILSIDTSDLTGGSKGMIRRPTVDGWLIPELDRAVADGVLVMLASHHSTTSIDRIVGEVGGDEVEDALTPEEIETLVASRAEVIAWLVGHTHDNRVRAVPGPDAAHPGYWEIMTSAIADYPSQARMIELVDNADGTLSIFATIVDYDTDDCMERRFRALTQMEWVAAWVDDISRDAEDGNVQLVRAVPASAQASITAARATAPARIESLTTLAGE from the coding sequence ATGCGCCGACTCGCTCTCTTCGCTTCCATCGTCCTCGCCGTTACCGCGTGCGGCGGCGACGACGACTCCGCACCGCTCGACGCGAGCGTTCCCGAAGACGGCGGCGACCCACACATGGGCCTGCGCTTTCCGCGCTGCGAGGACAGCGATCCCGCGCCCGCCACGCCGCTCCCCCACGTCGCGAGCACCCTCGTCAGCACGCTCGTCCCGCACGTCGATCGCCAAGAGCGCTCCGGTCCTCGCAACCCCGCGTTCGACATCGGCGAGACGATGTACCGCGGCCTCGACTACCACCTCGTCGACGTCGGCCCCGGACAGCCGCACCTCACGCGCACCGATCTCGGCGCCACCACCACCGCGACCACCGAGCGTCGCTCGCTCGCCTGGTTCGCGCACCTCTCCGATTTCCAGCTCGTCGACGACGAGTCGCCCACGCGCCTCGCGCGCATCGACAACGCTGCGATCCCCGGGGGCCTCCGCGCGCAAGAGGCCTATCTCCCGCGCGCCGTCTCCGCGATGAGCCGCACCCTCGCGCGCGTCGAGCGCGAAGAGCGTCCCTACGACTTCGGCGTCGTCACCGGCGACTGCGCCGATAGCGCGCAGCAGAACGAGATCCAGTGGGTCATCGATCTGATGAACGGCACGCCCGCGCTCCACACCGACTCGGGCGAAGACGACGATCCGGTGCCCGGCCAGGGCAACGATCCCAAGGATCCCTTCGATCCCACGCCGTTCCCCGCGCCCTGGCTCTTCGTGCCCGGCAACCACGACGTCGAGGTCGTCGGCGTGTCCGCGCCCACCGATCGTCTCCGCGAGACCGCGCTCGGCACCGACGCGCCGAGCGGCACGCGCGACTACCGCCTCTGGTACGCGCCCGTGACCACCGGTCCGATCCCCGCCGATCCCGATCGCGCGATCGTCGATCGCGACGACATCGTCGACATGCTCCGCGCCGCGCCCTCGAACGGCCCGCACGGCCCCGCGGGCCACGGCTATCCCGCGACGGGCGAGGTCGACACCTCGCTCGGTGCGAACTGGACCTACGACGCGATCCCCGGCCTGCTCCGCATCCTCTCGATCGACACCAGCGATCTCACCGGCGGCTCGAAGGGCATGATCCGTCGCCCCACCGTCGACGGCTGGCTGATCCCCGAGCTCGATCGCGCGGTCGCGGACGGCGTGCTCGTCATGCTGGCGTCGCATCACTCGACCACGTCGATCGATCGCATCGTCGGCGAGGTCGGCGGCGACGAGGTCGAGGACGCGCTCACGCCCGAGGAGATCGAGACGCTCGTCGCGTCGCGCGCCGAGGTCATCGCGTGGCTCGTCGGTCACACCCACGACAACCGCGTGCGCGCGGTGCCCGGCCCCGATGCGGCGCACCCCGGCTACTGGGAGATCATGACCAGCGCGATCGCCGACTATCCGTCGCAGGCGCGCATGATCGAGCTCGTCGACAACGCCGACGGGACGCTCTCGATCTTCGCGACGATCGTCGACTACGACACCGACGACTGCATGGAGCGTCGCTTCCGCGCGCTCACCCAGATGGAGTGGGTCGCCGCGTGGGTCGACGACATCAGCCGCGACGCGGAGGACGGCAACGTGCAGCTCGTGCGCGCCGTCCCCGCGAGCGCGCAAGCGTCGATCACCGCCGCGCGCGCCACCGCGCCCGCGCGCATCGAGAGCCTCACGACCCTCGCCGGCGAATAA
- a CDS encoding winged helix-turn-helix domain-containing protein: MKHAAAAAFVGRADELAWLERALLDDETPVVFVHGIAGIGKSALLHALSARLAARGAEIIELDGREIEPIERGFLGALAIDADLDGVMRTLDARDSIVVLLVDERDALRLLEGWLRRRFVPAMPARVRLVLAGRSAPSSAWTAAPGWDAIVRTLHVGPLGSADADALLARDSLAPATRARLGALANGHPLALKLASAAIAARPDLPLDEIESRHVVAELTRRFLADVDDPIARAAVEAASVLRRVTRPLLAQMLGEEHADTAVSALRALPFVESGPDGLVLHQTVRSAVERSMRALDPARHLELRKRAWAHLRAEIHAAPRARSWRLTADTLYLVERPEIREAFFPTDEHALTMDAALLSDHDAIVAIARAHLRDDEVAMLDAWWARVPDAFHVARDEEGRIVGFYVLAFAERVDPALSQLDPVLARWLAHLREAPIPAGRPALFNRVMVDAQRGEAPSSSRAAYWLDAKRTYVERLDLARIYVAAHSLDVLPVLSKLDFRYLAGLTVPLERAHVHTFTLDFGEGVLAWLSRLVDAQYEQPAPRFVIDRDACELVVDGSRARLTRLELGVLRYLEDRGSAVVSRQELIEGVWGQAYSGSNVVDAVIRTLRKKLGPHADAIETVTGFGYRLRGR; the protein is encoded by the coding sequence ATGAAGCACGCTGCGGCGGCCGCGTTCGTCGGTCGCGCCGACGAGCTCGCGTGGCTCGAGCGCGCGCTCCTCGACGACGAGACGCCGGTCGTGTTCGTGCACGGCATCGCCGGCATCGGGAAGAGCGCGCTGCTCCACGCGCTCTCGGCGCGGCTCGCGGCGCGCGGTGCCGAGATCATCGAGCTCGACGGTCGCGAGATCGAGCCGATCGAGCGTGGGTTCCTCGGCGCGCTCGCCATCGACGCGGATCTCGATGGCGTGATGCGCACGCTCGACGCGCGCGACTCGATCGTCGTGCTGCTCGTCGACGAGCGCGACGCGCTGCGGCTGCTCGAGGGCTGGCTGCGGCGCCGCTTCGTCCCCGCGATGCCGGCGCGCGTGCGGCTCGTGCTCGCCGGTCGCAGCGCGCCCTCGAGCGCGTGGACCGCCGCGCCGGGGTGGGACGCGATCGTGCGCACGCTCCACGTCGGTCCGCTCGGCAGCGCCGACGCCGACGCGCTGCTCGCGCGCGACTCGCTCGCACCGGCCACCCGCGCACGCCTCGGCGCGCTCGCGAACGGACACCCGCTCGCCCTGAAGCTCGCGTCGGCCGCGATCGCCGCGCGTCCCGATCTACCGCTCGACGAGATCGAGAGCCGGCACGTCGTCGCCGAGCTCACCCGCCGCTTCCTCGCCGACGTCGACGATCCGATCGCGCGCGCCGCGGTCGAGGCGGCGTCGGTCCTGCGCCGCGTGACGCGCCCGCTGCTCGCGCAGATGCTCGGCGAAGAGCACGCCGACACGGCGGTGTCGGCGCTGCGCGCGCTGCCCTTCGTCGAGAGCGGGCCCGATGGCCTGGTGCTCCATCAGACCGTGCGCTCTGCGGTCGAGCGCTCGATGCGCGCGCTCGATCCCGCGCGCCACCTCGAGCTGCGCAAGCGCGCGTGGGCCCACCTGCGCGCCGAGATCCACGCAGCGCCGCGCGCGCGCTCGTGGCGCCTCACCGCAGACACGCTCTACCTCGTCGAGCGCCCCGAGATCCGCGAGGCGTTCTTCCCGACGGACGAGCACGCGCTCACGATGGACGCCGCGCTCCTCTCGGATCACGACGCGATCGTCGCGATCGCGCGCGCCCACCTGCGCGATGACGAGGTGGCGATGCTCGACGCGTGGTGGGCGCGCGTGCCCGACGCCTTCCACGTCGCGCGCGACGAGGAAGGACGGATCGTCGGGTTCTACGTGCTCGCGTTCGCGGAGCGCGTCGATCCCGCGCTCTCGCAGCTCGATCCGGTGCTCGCGCGCTGGCTCGCACACCTGCGCGAAGCACCGATCCCGGCGGGCCGCCCCGCGCTCTTCAACCGCGTGATGGTCGACGCGCAGCGCGGCGAAGCGCCCTCCTCCTCGCGCGCCGCGTACTGGCTCGACGCGAAGCGCACCTACGTCGAGCGGCTCGATCTCGCGCGCATCTACGTCGCTGCGCACTCGCTCGACGTGCTGCCCGTGCTCTCGAAGCTCGACTTCCGCTACCTCGCGGGGCTCACGGTTCCGCTCGAGCGCGCGCACGTGCACACGTTCACGCTCGACTTCGGCGAGGGCGTGCTCGCGTGGCTCTCCCGCCTGGTGGACGCGCAGTACGAGCAGCCCGCGCCGCGCTTCGTGATCGATCGCGACGCGTGCGAGCTCGTCGTCGACGGATCGCGCGCTCGCCTCACGCGGCTCGAGCTGGGCGTGCTGCGATACCTCGAGGATCGCGGCAGCGCGGTAGTGTCGCGTCAGGAGCTGATCGAAGGCGTGTGGGGCCAGGCCTACAGCGGGAGCAACGTGGTCGACGCGGTCATCCGCACGCTGCGCAAGAAGCTCGGCCCCCACGCCGACGCGATCGAGACGGTCACGGGCTTCGGCTATCGACTGCGCGGGCGCTGA
- a CDS encoding diiron oxygenase, giving the protein MHEQVELRNEHPYRHVLQASQRVAWRIEDVLPDDARFDVTRPMLPVALSGVDAVDALDASTRLALDHVRASSYLRLFGLVEEFILPFVLDHVRDRLGADDDEIRALLQFAGEEAKHIQLFDRFADRFARDVGVTCDVIGPASEIADAVLAHDALGVALVILHVEWMTQRHYVESVQGETRLEPLFASLLRQHWLEEAQHARLDAMIVDTLAARLSPSDVRRGIDDYRRICAVLEDGLCAQVELDLVSLERMTGRELSRDVRTQLRDAQRASYRTTFLESGATHPAFRRSLDALSKR; this is encoded by the coding sequence ATGCACGAGCAGGTCGAGCTGCGCAACGAGCACCCGTATCGCCACGTCCTCCAAGCGTCGCAGCGCGTCGCGTGGCGCATCGAGGACGTGCTGCCCGACGACGCGCGCTTCGACGTCACGCGACCGATGTTGCCCGTCGCGCTGAGCGGCGTCGACGCAGTGGACGCGCTCGACGCGAGCACGCGCCTCGCGCTCGACCACGTGCGCGCCAGCTCGTACCTGCGCCTCTTCGGGCTGGTCGAGGAATTCATCCTCCCCTTCGTCCTCGATCACGTGCGCGACCGGCTCGGCGCGGACGACGACGAGATCCGCGCGCTGCTGCAGTTCGCGGGCGAAGAGGCGAAGCACATCCAGCTCTTCGATCGGTTCGCCGATCGCTTCGCGCGCGACGTCGGCGTGACGTGCGACGTGATCGGTCCCGCGAGCGAGATCGCGGACGCGGTGCTCGCGCACGACGCGCTCGGGGTCGCGCTGGTGATCCTCCACGTCGAGTGGATGACCCAGCGCCACTACGTCGAGTCGGTCCAGGGCGAGACCCGCCTCGAGCCGCTCTTCGCGAGCCTGCTGCGCCAGCACTGGCTCGAGGAAGCGCAGCACGCGCGGCTCGATGCGATGATCGTCGACACCCTCGCGGCGCGCCTCTCACCGAGCGACGTTCGGCGCGGCATCGACGACTACCGGCGCATCTGCGCGGTGCTCGAGGACGGGCTCTGCGCGCAGGTCGAGCTCGACCTGGTGTCGCTCGAGCGCATGACCGGACGCGAGCTCTCGCGCGACGTGCGCACGCAGCTGCGCGACGCCCAGCGCGCGTCCTACCGCACGACCTTCCTCGAGAGCGGCGCGACGCACCCCGCGTTCCGCCGGAGCCTCGACGCGCTCTCGAAGCGCTGA
- a CDS encoding pyridoxal phosphate-dependent decarboxylase family protein: MKIPAQGRTSGEIIEALEQYRERDVPWRGGRAFGYVFDAKHDALDLGKRAYLMFLSENGLDPTSFPSLLRLENEVVRMCATHVHGDEHVVGNFTSGGTESIMLAVKAARDRARALRPEITRPQLLVPVTAHAAFHKAAHYLDVELVAFQVDPTTFRADVAAARAAITDRTIMLVGSAPSYAHGVIDPIEALAALAIEHDLWMHVDGCMGGLLLPYLERLGEAVPRFDFRVPGVSSLSMDLHKYGYCPKGASVVLYRDRSLRKHQLYACSEWTGYTIVNATIQSSKSGGPLAGAWATMMRMGDEGYLRIAKEMRDATRRYAEGIDAIPGLRVMAEPDMTLVAFTSDEVPIFVIADLMKKRGWYVQPQLGFAGHRENLHLSITHANVPHVDAFLADLRACVDEARAMPTRDDAMVAGIAQAAASIDPATLDEATFAQLLAAAGTSVGVPEESASINTILQALPRPLTKAILIHYVNQLFA, translated from the coding sequence GTGAAGATCCCGGCACAGGGCCGCACCAGCGGCGAGATCATCGAGGCGCTCGAGCAGTACCGCGAGCGCGACGTGCCATGGCGCGGAGGACGCGCGTTCGGCTACGTGTTCGACGCGAAGCACGACGCGCTCGATCTCGGCAAGCGCGCGTATCTGATGTTCCTCTCCGAGAACGGCCTGGACCCCACGTCGTTCCCGAGCCTACTCCGTCTCGAGAACGAGGTCGTGCGCATGTGCGCGACCCACGTGCACGGCGACGAGCACGTCGTCGGCAACTTCACGAGCGGCGGCACCGAGTCGATCATGCTCGCGGTCAAAGCGGCGCGTGATCGTGCGCGCGCGCTGCGCCCCGAGATCACGCGCCCGCAGCTGCTGGTGCCGGTCACTGCCCACGCCGCGTTCCACAAGGCCGCGCACTACCTCGACGTCGAGCTCGTCGCGTTCCAGGTCGATCCCACGACGTTCCGCGCCGACGTCGCCGCCGCGCGCGCCGCGATCACCGACCGCACCATCATGCTCGTCGGCTCCGCGCCCTCGTACGCGCACGGCGTGATCGATCCGATCGAGGCGCTCGCCGCGCTCGCGATCGAGCACGACCTCTGGATGCACGTCGACGGATGCATGGGCGGGCTCCTCCTGCCGTACCTCGAGCGGCTCGGCGAGGCGGTGCCGCGCTTCGACTTCCGGGTGCCCGGGGTGTCGAGCCTCTCGATGGATCTGCACAAGTACGGCTACTGCCCGAAGGGCGCGAGCGTGGTGCTCTATCGCGATCGCTCGCTGCGCAAGCACCAGCTCTACGCGTGCAGCGAGTGGACCGGCTACACGATCGTCAACGCGACGATCCAGAGCAGCAAGAGCGGCGGGCCGCTCGCCGGCGCGTGGGCGACGATGATGCGCATGGGTGACGAGGGTTATCTGCGCATCGCGAAGGAGATGCGCGATGCCACGCGCCGCTACGCCGAGGGCATCGACGCGATCCCCGGGCTGCGGGTGATGGCCGAGCCCGACATGACGCTCGTCGCGTTCACGAGCGACGAGGTCCCGATCTTCGTGATCGCCGACCTCATGAAGAAGCGCGGCTGGTACGTGCAGCCGCAGCTCGGGTTCGCGGGACATCGCGAGAACCTGCACCTCTCGATCACCCACGCGAACGTGCCGCACGTGGACGCGTTCCTCGCCGATCTGCGCGCGTGCGTGGACGAGGCGCGCGCGATGCCGACGCGCGACGACGCGATGGTCGCGGGGATCGCCCAGGCCGCGGCGTCGATCGATCCCGCGACGCTCGACGAGGCGACGTTCGCGCAGCTGCTCGCGGCGGCGGGCACGTCGGTCGGAGTCCCCGAGGAGAGCGCGTCGATCAACACGATCCTCCAGGCGCTCCCGCGCCCGCTCACCAAGGCGATCCTCATCCACTACGTGAACCAGCTCTTCGCATGA
- a CDS encoding YheU family protein, with the protein MSDDETRVERDDEGAGIDEDLPAEVEVPWERLSPAALRGVIEEFVTREGTEYGERDVQLETKVAQVREQLKRGEVVVLFDAKAQSVNLVRARELRGRR; encoded by the coding sequence GTGAGCGACGACGAGACACGGGTGGAGCGCGACGACGAGGGCGCGGGCATCGACGAGGACCTTCCGGCCGAGGTCGAGGTGCCGTGGGAGCGTCTCAGCCCTGCGGCGCTCCGCGGGGTGATCGAGGAATTCGTCACGCGCGAGGGCACCGAGTACGGCGAGCGCGACGTGCAGCTCGAGACGAAGGTCGCGCAGGTGCGCGAGCAGCTGAAGCGCGGCGAGGTGGTCGTGCTCTTCGACGCGAAGGCGCAGAGCGTGAACCTGGTGCGCGCGAGAGAGCTGCGCGGACGGAGATAG
- a CDS encoding OsmC family protein, whose product MTIQTAVQTHTTSSPRINGFDLAALQQIVEHVGGDPSAALAGFRVTSRWKGQARVESSVEGYELGGQNIARRHVIRSDEPRELFGEDSGPNPQELLFAALNACLIFGYACNAAAMGIAIDELSIETRGTIDLRGPLGLTQEVPPGCPAIRYVVRIRAAGATKAQLEELHATVMQRSPNHYHLASAIPLVSQLVID is encoded by the coding sequence ATGACGATCCAGACCGCCGTCCAGACCCACACCACCAGCTCGCCGCGCATCAACGGCTTCGACCTCGCGGCGCTGCAGCAGATCGTCGAGCACGTCGGCGGCGACCCCTCCGCCGCGCTCGCGGGGTTCCGCGTGACCTCGCGCTGGAAGGGACAGGCGCGCGTCGAGTCGAGCGTCGAGGGCTACGAGCTCGGCGGACAGAACATCGCGCGACGGCACGTGATCCGGAGCGACGAGCCGCGCGAGCTCTTCGGTGAGGACTCGGGCCCGAACCCGCAGGAGCTGCTCTTCGCCGCGCTGAACGCCTGTCTGATCTTCGGCTACGCGTGCAACGCCGCCGCGATGGGCATCGCGATCGACGAGCTCTCGATCGAGACCCGCGGGACGATCGATCTGCGCGGCCCGCTCGGGCTCACGCAGGAAGTCCCGCCGGGGTGCCCGGCGATCCGCTACGTCGTGCGCATCCGCGCGGCAGGCGCGACCAAGGCGCAGCTCGAAGAGCTCCACGCGACGGTCATGCAGCGCTCACCGAACCACTACCACCTCGCGAGCGCGATCCCGCTCGTCTCGCAGCTGGTGATCGACTGA
- a CDS encoding NAD(P)/FAD-dependent oxidoreductase produces MHFDAIVIGAGVVGLACAERLARDGRSVLMIERHPTFGHETSSRNSQVVHAGLYYAPGSLKARLCVAGRHALVAWCAQHGVALRTIGKLVVAVDEDEIAPLHALRDRALENGVDDVVILDAEEIHRREPDVIARAALWSPSSGIVDAHGVMASLLAAARAHRAFDVAFRHELVRAERIGSGYRLVVRDDAGRESEVHATRVVNAAGLEADTIAARIGIDIDDARYRQRWVKGSYCALRRGALRVRSLVYPMPPASLVGLGVHLTLELDGALRLGPDVEPITTRVADHGVRDELAPRFHAAASRFLRGIARDDVTPDRAGIRPKLIAHEGEVRDFVIAEESSRGLPGWVDLIGIESPGLTASLAIADEVARFV; encoded by the coding sequence TTGCATTTCGACGCGATCGTCATCGGTGCCGGCGTGGTCGGGCTCGCGTGCGCGGAGCGCCTCGCGCGCGACGGTCGCAGTGTGTTGATGATCGAGCGCCACCCGACGTTCGGTCACGAGACGAGCTCGCGCAATTCGCAGGTCGTACACGCCGGGCTCTACTACGCGCCGGGATCGCTCAAGGCGCGGCTCTGCGTCGCGGGACGTCACGCGCTCGTCGCGTGGTGCGCGCAGCACGGCGTCGCGCTGCGCACGATCGGCAAGCTCGTGGTCGCGGTCGACGAGGACGAGATCGCGCCGCTGCACGCGCTGCGGGATCGCGCGCTCGAGAACGGCGTCGACGACGTCGTGATCCTCGACGCCGAGGAGATCCACCGCCGCGAGCCCGACGTGATCGCGCGCGCCGCGTTGTGGTCACCGTCGAGCGGCATCGTCGACGCCCACGGTGTGATGGCCTCGCTGCTCGCGGCCGCGCGCGCACATCGCGCGTTCGACGTCGCGTTCCGTCACGAGCTCGTGCGCGCGGAGCGCATCGGCAGCGGATACCGGCTCGTGGTGCGCGACGATGCGGGGCGCGAGAGCGAGGTGCACGCGACGCGCGTGGTGAACGCGGCGGGCCTCGAAGCGGACACGATCGCCGCGCGCATCGGCATCGACATCGACGACGCGCGGTATCGCCAGCGCTGGGTGAAGGGCAGCTACTGCGCGCTGCGTCGCGGCGCGCTGCGCGTGCGCTCGCTCGTGTATCCGATGCCGCCCGCGAGCCTGGTCGGGCTCGGCGTGCACCTCACGCTCGAGCTCGATGGCGCGCTGCGCCTCGGCCCCGACGTCGAGCCGATCACGACGCGGGTTGCCGATCACGGCGTGCGCGACGAGCTCGCGCCGCGCTTCCACGCTGCGGCCTCGCGATTCCTCCGCGGCATCGCGCGCGACGACGTCACGCCCGATCGCGCCGGCATCCGCCCGAAGCTGATCGCGCACGAGGGCGAGGTGCGCGACTTCGTGATCGCCGAGGAGTCCTCGCGTGGGCTGCCCGGCTGGGTCGATCTGATCGGCATCGAGTCGCCCGGGCTCACCGCGTCGCTCGCGATCGCCGACGAGGTCGCGCGCTTCGTGTGA
- a CDS encoding PaaI family thioesterase has protein sequence MDDLLATSRFASWLGLRIVSRSDGACRIELEIRDEHANTRGIAHGGVIASLIDTAAGAAIALQPSIDGQGVVTVSLATSYLAPAQVGDVLVAEARRRSAGKRIVVCEVEVTTTKGASIASALVTLASAKLPV, from the coding sequence ATGGACGATCTGCTCGCGACCTCGCGCTTCGCGTCGTGGCTCGGTCTGCGCATCGTCTCGCGCAGCGACGGCGCGTGCCGCATCGAGCTCGAGATCCGCGACGAGCACGCGAACACCCGGGGCATCGCCCACGGCGGGGTGATCGCGTCGCTGATCGACACCGCGGCGGGCGCGGCGATCGCGCTGCAGCCGTCGATCGACGGGCAGGGCGTGGTGACGGTGTCGCTCGCGACGAGCTATCTCGCGCCCGCGCAGGTCGGGGACGTGTTGGTCGCGGAGGCGCGACGACGCAGCGCCGGCAAGCGCATCGTGGTGTGCGAGGTCGAGGTCACGACCACGAAGGGCGCGTCGATCGCGAGCGCGCTGGTGACGCTCGCTTCGGCGAAGCTGCCGGTCTAG
- a CDS encoding creatininase family protein gives MSTLIREWAELRGPDIAALDRARTVVIVSCSPLEVHGPHLPVQADLREAEGLVARTAELLHARHPEMTFVRLPWVWMAADVLPHVGSIKFRPETVAQVLAEIGESLGRQGFRHVWVGSFHGGPRHILALEKGAHDAHRRTGVGMVSVFSLLVKRLTGGSSDLATLLGGIGGISREELKGDSHGGLVETSLLLHLVGQHVDPAYHSLPPRSIELDLVERGLPAMQKGEKATFLELLRSLPLKQQYYERETYAGAPAKASAELGAKYLDVLATEAAAALSELWTGKIGVADCHSPLWPLRHLLMNETFGRVFDRMVRTRESPV, from the coding sequence ATGAGCACGCTGATCCGCGAATGGGCCGAGCTGCGCGGTCCCGACATCGCCGCGCTCGATCGCGCGCGCACCGTCGTCATCGTGTCGTGCTCGCCGCTCGAGGTGCATGGACCGCATCTGCCGGTCCAAGCGGATCTGCGCGAGGCCGAGGGGCTCGTCGCGCGCACTGCGGAGCTGCTGCACGCGCGGCATCCCGAGATGACGTTCGTGCGCTTGCCCTGGGTATGGATGGCGGCCGACGTGCTGCCGCACGTGGGCTCGATCAAGTTCCGCCCCGAGACCGTCGCGCAGGTGCTCGCGGAGATCGGCGAGAGCCTCGGGCGTCAGGGCTTCCGGCACGTGTGGGTCGGCAGCTTCCACGGCGGGCCGCGCCACATCCTCGCGCTCGAGAAGGGCGCGCACGACGCGCACCGTCGCACCGGCGTCGGGATGGTTTCCGTCTTTTCGTTGCTGGTCAAACGATTGACCGGAGGGAGCTCCGATCTCGCGACGTTGCTCGGCGGGATCGGCGGGATCTCGCGCGAGGAGCTGAAGGGCGACTCGCACGGCGGGCTCGTCGAGACCTCGCTCTTGCTGCACCTCGTCGGTCAGCACGTCGACCCCGCGTATCACTCGCTTCCGCCGCGCTCGATCGAGCTCGATCTCGTCGAGCGCGGTCTGCCCGCGATGCAGAAGGGCGAGAAGGCGACGTTCCTCGAGCTGCTGCGCAGCCTGCCGCTCAAGCAGCAGTACTACGAGCGCGAGACCTACGCGGGCGCACCCGCGAAGGCGAGCGCGGAGCTCGGCGCGAAGTATCTCGACGTGCTCGCGACCGAAGCGGCCGCTGCGCTCTCCGAGCTGTGGACCGGGAAGATCGGAGTCGCGGACTGCCACTCTCCGCTCTGGCCGCTGCGCCACCTGCTCATGAACGAGACGTTCGGGCGCGTGTTCGATCGCATGGTGCGCACCCGCGAGTCGCCGGTGTGA
- a CDS encoding TetR family transcriptional regulator codes for MTEETTESEPQREKNRSSRHAALVSAAYALFAERGYAATTMDDVAQAAGLSRRTAFRYFATKEALVFPERDERLVLLASALVPRERETAFETVRRACLALARRYQDERERMLAQYRLVQSEPALIGRELQLDRAFEELLEQAFARGERDTSRGKRRARVRASAVIGAVRASLREWLEGGASTDLVRLGRETFAELEQGFGGEGEQ; via the coding sequence GTGACCGAGGAGACGACCGAGAGCGAGCCCCAGCGCGAGAAGAACCGCTCGTCGCGCCACGCGGCGCTCGTCTCCGCGGCGTACGCGCTGTTCGCCGAGCGCGGCTACGCCGCGACCACGATGGACGACGTCGCGCAGGCCGCCGGGCTCTCGCGGCGCACCGCGTTCCGCTACTTCGCGACCAAGGAAGCACTGGTCTTCCCCGAGCGCGACGAGCGGCTCGTGCTGCTCGCCTCGGCGCTCGTCCCACGCGAGCGCGAGACCGCGTTCGAGACGGTGCGCCGCGCCTGCCTCGCGCTCGCGCGCCGCTACCAGGACGAGCGAGAGCGCATGCTCGCGCAGTACCGCCTCGTGCAGTCCGAGCCTGCGCTGATCGGCCGCGAGCTCCAGCTCGATCGTGCGTTCGAGGAGCTGCTCGAGCAGGCGTTCGCGCGCGGGGAGCGCGACACCTCGCGCGGCAAGCGTCGCGCCCGGGTGCGCGCGTCGGCGGTGATCGGCGCGGTGCGCGCGAGCCTGCGCGAGTGGCTCGAGGGCGGCGCGAGCACGGATCTCGTGCGCCTCGGTCGCGAGACGTTCGCGGAGCTCGAGCAGGGCTTCGGGGGGGAGGGCGAGCAGTGA